A stretch of DNA from Ignavibacteria bacterium:
ACTCTCTCGCTTGGAAGAGGAAATACTTCATGTAAAGAATGTTTGCCGCTTATACTTTGCTCCGGTTCGCTTTTAAATGCATGTAATAATCGGGCAAGTGAAGAGGAGAAGATTCTTTTTTTCATGGCTGAATCTGCTGGGCCCTGCAGATTAGGCCAATATCAAAACTTTTTAAAGGAATTGATTAGAAAAAAGGAATTAAGGAATGTCGGTGTTTACACTTTAAGTGATGAGAATTCTTATGATGGACTTGATGATGATTTCATCAAACGCGGTTGGGCAGCAATTACACTAGGCGATGTTTTTCAAAATATGAATCTCGCCCTTCAGGTTTTAGCTGAAGACAAAACTTCGGCTGTTGAAACTCTGAATAAAGAATGGGAAAAAGTCATTTATTCACTTGAACACGATTCATTGGAAAATGTTTTTTCTCAAATGGAATCAGCAGCAGAAGTAATTTCAGGGATTGAAAAGAGGATTTCGTATAATGATGCTGTTAAGGTTGTCTTGACAGGAGAAATTTTTGTTCGGAATGATGAATTTTCTCGCCAAGAATTGATAAATCGATTGCTTGAGAGTAATGTTTTGGTAAAAGTTGCACCAATCGGTGAGTACGTATTCTATTCAAGCTATTTGATGAAAAAAGATTTGCTGAAAGAATCTTTAAGTCTTAAACAGAAAGCGAGAGTCTATTTAAAAGATCATTTTCAAAAGAAGATTGAAAAGAGAATTAAAAAATGTTTTGTTAAGACAGGCTTGATTGAGTATGAATTAATTGATATTGAAAAACTCGTGAACAAGGCAAAACACTTGATTAATCCTCAATTGCATGGCGAAGCAATTCTTACTATCGGATTAGCATTAAGCGAAATTATGGATCACACGGCCGGTGTTGTTGCTCTTGGTCCATTCAGCTGCATGCCGTCTCGAGTTGCAGAGTCAATTCTAAATTCTGAAATGACTCTTTCTGGCAAGGAGCTCGCAGAGAAAAAAACATTGAAAAAATATTCAGCGGAACTTGAAAATCTCCCATTCCTGGCCATCGAAACTGATGGGAATTTATTTCCGCAAATAATTCAGTCGAAGATTGAGATATTTATACTCCAAGCACAGCGGCTTCATAAAAAATTGCAGCAAATTAATCACCCTGAAAAAGTTAGATATCAAGACGCACTGCAAAACAGAGTCATCGATTACTTTGAGAGTAAATATAAGCAACGATATTCGGAAAAAATCGAAGCGGAAAGTCAAGTCGCCTCAGGCATAGAATATTGAGTGAATTGTATTTAATGTCTGCCCATCTTCAAAAAAAATAGAGCGCAGATTTCACGGATTAAACTGATTCACTCGGATTTAAAGTAAACACATACAGTATCCTTAATCTTCAGCGATAATTCATCTTTATTTCTTTTCATATTTCCAATTGCGTCCTTTTCCTTCGGCGAGCCATTCGACCGTCGTAGCGAGGCGCTTGTTTCGTGTTTCTTCCGTTTTTGCTTCCGTTACCCATTCGACGTACTCTTTTTTGTGACTGTAGCTGAACGTATCGAAAACTTTTAAAGCTTTTTTATTCTTTGAAATCGCCCTAATAAAATAATCCGGAACAATCAGTTCTTTCTTTGACCTGCTTGAACTGATTTTTGGTTGAGTAATCCCTTCGTCATTTAGCTTCATTGCTTCTTTTATGTATTCAGTCATTACATTATCCGATGGAAGATCTTTCAGTGATGTAATTCTTCCAAGATGTCCCATTGCCGATTCTTTTACATTTGAAAAAACCTTGTATTTATCTTTCATTAGACTTGCTTTCCAAAATGTAAATGCACAATGGCTTTTGAATGAAGCCATACTGCACATCATCCCTTTATAATCAAAGTGAGGGAAACTCCATTTAATTTTTTCCTCAACATCTGGACAGGCTTTGTGTACCAGTGTTCGCAATTTGTTCAGTATCGGTTTGGCAAACTCATTGGATTTTCCGATGTATGCATCGACTTTTTTATCGAATGTACCCATAATTTCTTACTCCTAATTTTGCATAGTTGCGTTTTTGAATTATAATTTATCTTCTTTTAACTTCAAAAAAAACGATACAACTCAATAATCAATTCATAAAAAAAATCATTTGGATTTTAAATGGCTCTTATTTAGATTTGGTCTAAATAATGATAAGAATCAATAAGGATTTAAATGAAACGTTTTCTTCTTCTAGTTACCGTACTTCTTTTTGCAATAAATATTAACTCTTTTGCAGATAGAAGATATTTTGGACGATCTTATACTTCGTACACTCTTCCGAAAGGTGCTTTTGAATTAGAGATTTGGAATACAGGCAGAATCGGCAAAGATGCTGGATTTTATTATCGATGGCAACCAAGAGCAGAGTTCGAATATGGTGTAACCGATAGATTTACTGCATCTCTCTATTTCAATTTCAACGAAGTCCGATCAAAAGACAATAGTTATCCATCAAAAGGATTTAGTCTAAGTACCACCTCACTCGAATTCAGATACAGATTAACGAATCCGAATGAAATATTCATAGACCCGGCTCTTTACTTTGAATTTGCATATGGAGGCGATAAAATTGTTTACGAACCGAAACTCTTACTTTCAAAACGATTTGACAATTTCATTGCTGTAGCTAACGTAGTCTCCGAAATTGAGAGATATGTAGCGGACAATAAAACCGAATCTAAATTCGAACTTACTAGTGGATTGCTTTATGAAGTTACGCCTTCGTTTGGTTTAGGCGTAGAATTCAGAAATCACAGGAACTTTGAAAACATATACGAAAAGAGCAAGAACGAAGCGACATTCGTTGGCCCGACAATAAATTTCCAAACTGAAAGTTTTTATTTAACATTTAACTTCTTGCATCAAATTGCCGGCAGTCCATCAACAGGACAGAATTTAGATCTGAAAGAACACGAGAAATATGAAGTTAGAACTATTTTAGGTGTTGAATTATAATGAAATTGATGTCCGGATTTGTCTTTTTTCTGTTTCTCATTGGATGCTCGAATCCAGCATTTAAGCATGATACAAAGTTTCCGGAAGGACAAAATCTGTATTTCTCAAAATGCGGCGGCTGTCATAAGATTTATGATCGCGATAAATATTCCCAGTTGCAGTGGGAAAAAATCATGAATGATATGACAGCAAGATCGAAGCTTAATGAAACAGATTTTAACTCAATTCTTGAATATTTGAAAGAAAGGTAGGAATTTTAATTCCTGCCTTTTTGATCCTTAGTATTGGATCAGGCACAAATATTCTCATAACTCCAAAAATTTTTCCTTTACCAATTTTTACATTTGATTTCCCGCAATTAATGATATATTTGTAACCAAAAAAATAGGTGCCCTTAAGTTTTGGATTTTACAGATAAGCTCCACTTCATGCAGTGTATAAACGAAAACTGCAAATTGTTTCATTTCATCCGAGCAAGCCAAATCGAAAATTCCGATTCAATGTTATGTGAAAGATGCCGCAGTAAAAAAGAAAAAGAACATGTTGTTCAATGCCTGGCTTGTAAAGTTATTTTAGATTTCATTCCCCTGCTCGCAAATGAGACACCCAATGTACTCTATGTTGAAAAATGTTCGCTGTGCGGCGGAACTTTTGAAGATGAGGTAAAAATAATCGGCAGTCCGTCAAACGAGCTGTACTTTTAAGGTTTTTTTCTGCTCTACTATGAGCAGAATTTAATCTGCAATTTCATTCAAGATTTCTTTTAAGAGAATTTCCTTGTCCACTCATATAATATGATTGATGCCGCTATAGATACGTTCAGTGATTCCGCCTTCCCAAATTTCGGAATTGCGATAGTCTCGTCTGCGATTTTATTTATTTGCTCACTTATTCCCACTGATTCATTCCCAAAAATTACTGCACAATTTTCAGAGAAATCGAATTGAGATAAATCTTTTCCCGTTGTTGAAGTTGAAATTATTTTCATTCCGGATGATTTTAGCTTCTCACAAAATGAAAGAAGGTGAACATTATGTAAAATCAGCAAATGGAAAATTGAGCCCATCGAACCTTTAACAACTTTTGGATTGGTCAGTTCAACCGTTGACTCATCACATATTATTCCATTAATTCCGAACCAATCTGCTGAGCGGATAATTGTTCCAAAATTTCCCGGATCCGAAATATTTTGCAGAATGAGAAATTTCTTACTCGATAAATTAAATACTTCATCTTCTAAAAATTGTTTTCGCTCAACAAGAGCAGCAATTTGAGATGGAGTTTTATCGCTGGAGAATTTTTCAAACTCTTTCGCTGGAATAATCGTAATGGGAATTTTCTTGCCCTTAATCAATTCAACGAATTGACTATTCTTCTTAACA
This window harbors:
- a CDS encoding RNA methyltransferase, whose amino-acid sequence is MALSKAKIKFLASLKQKKFREIENRFLIEGEKILSECIHSDWEIIEVFLSNEVVKKNSQFVELIKGKKIPITIIPAKEFEKFSSDKTPSQIAALVERKQFLEDEVFNLSSKKFLILQNISDPGNFGTIIRSADWFGINGIICDESTVELTNPKVVKGSMGSIFHLLILHNVHLLSFCEKLKSSGMKIISTSTTGKDLSQFDFSENCAVIFGNESVGISEQINKIADETIAIPKFGKAESLNVSIAASIILYEWTRKFS